The Myxocyprinus asiaticus isolate MX2 ecotype Aquarium Trade chromosome 36, UBuf_Myxa_2, whole genome shotgun sequence genome segment GTCACACGTTAAGTTTCTATGGCAACCTTTCAAAAATATTAGAAATTACAATCGAGTGCTATTTCAAAATGCATGAGACCCTGCGTCATAATggcctttatttgtcgactgtagTGAGCAGTGGCGCAGTTTTAAACGCCAGGCGCCATTTTGAAGTGTCCATAGGCTTACTATCTGCAGCCACCACAACACATATATATGAAACACTCAAGACCTTCTTTTGGGAACACAAATGCCTGACTATTGATTTAAGGCTGTTTTACTCTACAAACACGCACTTAAAACACCCTTTATTAAATGTCCTGGTTGCATAGGATGAATTTGTAGGCCCATTTAATGCAAAATTAAACGATTTCTTACTGCTTACAAGCTACAATATCATGTGGTATTGTTCTCactaaaggaaaacaaaaaacccTGCTAAAaccagccttaaaggaatattcgtggttcaatacaagataagctcaatcgacagcatttgtgtcataatgctgattaccacaaatatttatttctaaTCTCCAATCTTTaaaagaaggaagaaaaaaagaggcaaaaatcaaggtcacagtgaggcacttaaattggaagtgaatggggccaatttttggagggttcaaagtcagaaatgtaaagcttataattttataaaagcacttacattaattcttctgttaaaacatgtattatttgagctgtaaagttgtttaaattgacatttttacagccattttagggtttgttgacattactttGTCATGGCGacaaagttgttaaattggctataactttacacagaaaaggttagtaagtgattttatcacactaaaatcatgttaacacaaatattgtgttatttatgtcttgtggctacacttctgaaaaagtgagtattttaacgtttgaaaattggaccccattcacttccattgtaagtgcctcactgtaacccagatttttgctttttttttttttttttttttttgaagaaaaggagggacaagttgaaatacatttttgtggtaattaacattatgccacaaatgctgttgagtaagcctaacttgtgttgaacccggaatattcctttaagctggttTGAGCTGGTCACCCAGGTTGGTCAGGTGGCTTGTTTTTGAGCACCTttaagctggtcaggctgggtgACTAGCTAGTCTACCTGTTGAAACCACCTttgccagactgggagaccagcataaaccagcaatgGCAATCTTACACCAGCTACGACCTTAAGCTGTttttagcagtttttttttttaatttctattaTAATTTAAGCAGGGAACAAAATAAGAGACTGCCACAATATAAATACTCCACCCAACTTGTTTGCACCATGTCACAAGTCATTGTATTTGCTGGCCTGGAGTGGACAAAGGCCTAGCCTACATGCCTATAACTTCAGAAAACAGCTCTTAGGCCACAGTTTGGCTTATAAAGGTGTCAAATGTAGATTGGCttttaataatacagtatatatgaagtCACAGACTATACATGGGTGTTTCCACAAACAAACTGGTCTCTCTGACAGGGTTGTCATGTTTTGATTTTGTATGCCAAAATTCAACACTTCCTTCAGGTGTATTCAGGAACAAATTTTATATTCATAAGTATATAAGTACATCTCAATGTAATTTATTGTAATTGCAAATTGGAAATGAAATGAACCTACACAGATAGCACACGCACATCTCCGAGATgtatgttttagatcttttcatctgaagAGCATTAccatctaattaacatctgctaaacatcttaaaaatatcagatttacaaacattctaaatcataaagaCATCTGCTGGATGTTTTATTGACATCctagacatacttattgacatatgtcttagacgtattgcagatgagcaaacaacataaaaaatacgccttctaaatgtaaacacacacataaaaatacacgtatgggtgatgtatgtgtgctatcggGGTATACTGTGAGATATTATTTGTGTCCATTTATTAAATCTAAATTGTGTAATTACTGTGTCCCAGGTGTAATGGATGATGAAGACGACCGCCGTCTTCTGGATTTTATAGGGTGAGTAGTTTTAGAAtttgtctgttacagtttgaagCATTTCATATACTTTTAAAAAGGCTTTTTGCACATATTTTAaatcaaacatgttttaattaACTTTTTCTGTCAACAGAGATGTGCAAGCATTGAATGAATATCTTCATGGTTCAAATAGTAAATCTGTAAGTATGCTTACAGTACATGACATTGGTGTTTCATATTGAAAGGTTATTGACAGCTTTCTCTGACATTTAAACAGATCGGAGAAGATGATGTGACAAATGCAGCTTTTGGGTCTGCCAGCTCTTTCTTCACCAGTGACACTGTGAGTATATTTTGCATGCAATGGGGAATTTCGGGAATGGATTTGTTTACCACAAATTTAGAGAGAGCATCCGGACGGCAACTGATTTGGTTTTCTACTCAGGGTAGCTCTAATGAAGGACTCAAAGATGGCCACAATCATTTGGGAGAATTTGAGGAGGCTGGTGATGTTGAGCTTCAGCTCTCAAGTGGCCTTCCGTTTATCGAGGATGAGCTTGAAGGTGGAAACTCTCCAGGTGGGGATGATCTTGGGGGTGAGGACCAACCCTTTGACATCCTCCAGAAGTCATTGCTGGAAGCAGATATCACAGAGCAGACATTGGCTCAAGAGGCCCTTTTGGAGTCCCAACCATCTCTTATTCCCACAGCTGACGCCTTCCCTCAGCAGCTGGTCTCTGGGGGTTTTGGAGGTCCTGGTGTGGTGGCACCATTGCCCCATGCTGGGGCACAACCTCAGGCTTTTATCCAGCAGGTTCCCCAGCTACCCTTGCCAAATGGCCCCACAGGACACATccaggtagttggaccttttaaTGGCAGTGCCTCCTCTATGATGACTATCAACAGTTTGGAACAACCTCAGATCCTTTTGAGGCCAAGTGGAAATTTAATGACCAACAGCAGTGGGCAAGGTGCCATGTTTGCCCCTTCCACGGCTGGTCAGGTGTCAATGTCCTTCAATAAAAGGACAGTTCCTGTTCAGAATTTTATCATTCAGAGAGGCACTGCACAACAGACATTGATTAGACCTATTCAGCCTAAACCCCTACAGTCAGGGGGACAAACTGTATACAATATCAGCAACATTGGGCTTCAACCCAGCAGCACCACTACTGCTAATGTGGTCAGTAGCACCTACACAGCCAGTGGCTCTCCTCAACAGATGAAAGTGGTAAACCCAGCCAGCAACATTGTAATGCATTCGCCTCTGGGGCAACAAGCGCAGCCCCAACCCCAGTCCAGTCTGCCTCAGGGGCAGTTTTTGCTACCCAGTTCTATTTCCCTCACTCCTGGAACCACTGTTCATGGCTTCCAGGCTGTGAATGGGCAGGTGATACAAGCAAACACTCAAATGGGCAACCCGTCCTCAATGAGCACTACCACCTACTCGATCTTGACCAATCAGAACACAACAGTACAGCTTATCGCTGGGCAGAACTTTTCAGCTGGTGGGCAGTTGATAATGAATCAAGGTTTGGTCAGTGGAGGTCAGATAGGCCAAGCTTCACCGACACCTGTTgtgcagctgtcacagagacctggAGCCATGGCCAAGGTCTGGACCGCCAGTGCATCGCCTAGCCCCACTCCTATGCAGATGTCACAGACATCGGGCCACCTTACCATGGTTAATTCTGGTATCCAAGGCCCACAGGTTTGTCAGCAGTTATCGGTTAGCCCAGGACAGCACCTCCTTATGCCCGTAGCTCAGAACTCTCCAGCTTCTTCTGGAGTTCAGGAGTTTCAGCAAGTCTCTCTAAACCaggtgaaaaatattttcaaaatatttattgatctttctttttttattgcctTCCAaaatttgttttgtctttttctctCAAATATTAATGTTTCTTCAATTTCATAGGACACCACCGGAGCAACACAAAGAGGGCAGACACAACTAGTTAATCTCCTTGGAACCAAAGGTAAGATTCCATTGTAATCTTTGTGTTTCATGGCCATCAGTGAGCtttaaaggaacaattcaccccccccccccccccccccaaaaaaaagtaaaaataaattgttcacccttatgtcgttccaaacctgaataACTTTCTTTTGCTCAAAAGGAGACGTTTCAGTGAATTTCACTGCCCATTTTTTAATACAGtgacagtggatagtgcctcactttaaaacttaaaaaaggacccaaaagtatcatgaaagtagtTCATGCggcttgtgcgtcatattccaagtcttcagaaggcaTTTAAGTAAATTTTCAGCGAAACTCTTGATGTCCATTGCACATTTATGAGCTTGTTTACAGTTGTCTGTGTGTTTACAAGAGAACTTAAGTTGTTTTTAGCACTAGAACTTGAGTTGTTTTTccagttgtttctcaccaaaacctgttTTATGCCttgagaagacttggaatatgacgcacgggtcgcatggactacttttatgagacATTTGGgcccttttttaagctttaaaataagGCAATATCCACTGCCATTGCACTGAAAAGACAAGCTGTGATCTTCATTAAAacgtctccttttatgttccacgtaAGATAAAAAGgcatatgggcttggaacaagctgaatgacagaatgttaatttgtgggtgaactatccctttaatgaaaaaCATATGATTTATGTACGTAACTCACATATCAGGTTCTTATTTAtctatattaataattttcaaaatgtacagtatagggatgggcattttgagtaattttgtagtcgagtactctaacataTAGAAaaatgagtaatcgattacttgaaatgCAGAATTTATGTTCAACCATAGATCCCATTTTTCTTATGGGACAAATATGCACAAACAAAAACACCTAGatttgaaaatgacaaaaaaacgtTGGCACTTGCACATAGAACATACATTCCACATCATCTGAAGCGATAGAAGCGctttaaataatgaaagaatgttattttgggtgaagtattcctttaacaatgtcaAGCAATCACAGTAACAACCAACGCATTGAGTTGTAACAAAGATTTAGGTGAGGGTTGCAGTTTCATTGTCGCACACGGAAGGCAAATGCacaaaatcaaattgcaatatttgagtagtgtttttactagtcgatTATTTAAAGCGGAACAAGTActtgattaatcgattactcatgCATATCCCTAATACAGTATATCCATTGAGTTGTCTTGATTGGACTGTGTCTATGTAATGTAGATGTTTTTGCACTTTACATTAGACGTTGCTGCTTTTGTGCACGTGAATTTCCCCTTGTGGATCAATTATGTATATTTGTTCTATATTCTGTTCTATATCTTAGCTGTGAAAACGCTGACTCCTGCCAATCAGGAATCGCCACTCACACCTAAGCGACCTGCAACTCAGCAGCTTACTAGAGGAGGAATGTGAGTGTCCAGAGTTTACTCTACACTTCTTAATGCTAATAAAagattcccacagtcatggaaaaccttgaAACATCAggacattttaaaagaggaaattCCAGGCtggaaatgtcatgaaaatatctatagtgaatataatttgtatttttttttgtagtttgctctgctctaaaatatttaagtgTGATATGTATaagattatcaaaaaaaaaaaatctttatgtaGTAATCTGAACTAATGGCAAGATCATGGAAAGATCATTGAAATATCATTGAAATTAATCAGTCAataagtgtgggaaccctgtaactaGACTATGGACTACTATTCAGATAAAAGGCAGTGTGTCTGCTGTTCAGTTGCCTTATACATGCCTGATTTTACAGGATCCTCCAGCAGCTAAGAAGGGATCATAGTGGAGTCATGTCTCCAGAGCGGACACCCTTCGTTTCGTTAAATGATGTCATTGACAAATTGCTTCCATATCATGTTTTCCAAGGCTCACCACGACAAGATGAAGAATTCACCAAAGGTGAGTTTTCAACACTTCCTcaacacatttttaataaataaccaCAGAGAGATTAAGTATGCTATAGGTTCTCATGGCCTGTTTTTGACTTTGCAGTTGATGAAGAGTTTGAGGCAGTTGCCACACAAGTGTTAAAAAGAACACAGGCCATGGTGAACAAATACAGATGCTTACTCATGGTGGAAGCAGAGGTAGGTTTTGAACccaattttgttcattttaaaggttcagttcaccccaaaatgaaaatactgtcatcacttactcaacctcatcttgttccaaaacCTTATGGCTTTC includes the following:
- the LOC127426932 gene encoding BRD4-interacting chromatin-remodeling complex-associated protein-like isoform X3, producing the protein MQLLGLPALSSPVTLSNEGLKDGHNHLGEFEEAGDVELQLSSGLPFIEDELEGGNSPGGDDLGGEDQPFDILQKSLLEADITEQTLAQEALLESQPSLIPTADAFPQQLVSGGFGGPGVVAPLPHAGAQPQAFIQQVPQLPLPNGPTGHIQVVGPFNGSASSMMTINSLEQPQILLRPSGNLMTNSSGQGAMFAPSTAGQVSMSFNKRTVPVQNFIIQRGTAQQTLIRPIQPKPLQSGGQTVYNISNIGLQPSSTTTANVVSSTYTASGSPQQMKVVNPASNIVMHSPLGQQAQPQPQSSLPQGQFLLPSSISLTPGTTVHGFQAVNGQVIQANTQMGNPSSMSTTTYSILTNQNTTVQLIAGQNFSAGGQLIMNQGLVSGGQIGQASPTPVVQLSQRPGAMAKVWTASASPSPTPMQMSQTSGHLTMVNSGIQGPQVCQQLSVSPGQHLLMPVAQNSPASSGVQEFQQVSLNQDTTGATQRGQTQLVNLLGTKAVKTLTPANQESPLTPKRPATQQLTRGGMILQQLRRDHSGVMSPERTPFVSLNDVIDKLLPYHVFQGSPRQDEEFTKVDEEFEAVATQVLKRTQAMVNKYRCLLMVEAERSSPSSEMVMIDRTFNQEERSNLTEDKRTVLVDPDRFMEEFCCGPKMTIPSPEVKATASNEGNPSIMGTSPRHSMSHVVRDGQEMNSHTEPAYRTDSHLEIGMEEHRRTPIKCILDMKKMKCNNFISSSQHANYPTSPRQSQHSSAQGYPSSLGRSQEQQLSDHSHAPLADTDSVLEAAVNSILEC
- the LOC127426932 gene encoding BRD4-interacting chromatin-remodeling complex-associated protein-like isoform X1, giving the protein MLPSAGAALLHRPVQRWRGNPVDTALLFHDGVMDDEDDRRLLDFIGDVQALNEYLHGSNSKSIGEDDVTNAAFGSASSFFTSDTGSSNEGLKDGHNHLGEFEEAGDVELQLSSGLPFIEDELEGGNSPGGDDLGGEDQPFDILQKSLLEADITEQTLAQEALLESQPSLIPTADAFPQQLVSGGFGGPGVVAPLPHAGAQPQAFIQQVPQLPLPNGPTGHIQVVGPFNGSASSMMTINSLEQPQILLRPSGNLMTNSSGQGAMFAPSTAGQVSMSFNKRTVPVQNFIIQRGTAQQTLIRPIQPKPLQSGGQTVYNISNIGLQPSSTTTANVVSSTYTASGSPQQMKVVNPASNIVMHSPLGQQAQPQPQSSLPQGQFLLPSSISLTPGTTVHGFQAVNGQVIQANTQMGNPSSMSTTTYSILTNQNTTVQLIAGQNFSAGGQLIMNQGLVSGGQIGQASPTPVVQLSQRPGAMAKVWTASASPSPTPMQMSQTSGHLTMVNSGIQGPQVCQQLSVSPGQHLLMPVAQNSPASSGVQEFQQVSLNQDTTGATQRGQTQLVNLLGTKAVKTLTPANQESPLTPKRPATQQLTRGGMILQQLRRDHSGVMSPERTPFVSLNDVIDKLLPYHVFQGSPRQDEEFTKVDEEFEAVATQVLKRTQAMVNKYRCLLMVEAERSSPSSEMVMIDRTFNQEERSNLTEDKRTVLVDPDRFMEEFCCGPKMTIPSPEVKATASNEGNPSIMGTSPRHSMSHVVRDGQEMNSHTEPAYRTDSHLEIGMEEHRRTPIKCILDMKKMKCNNFISSSQHANYPTSPRQSQHSSAQGYPSSLGRSQEQQLSDHSHAPLADTDSVLEAAVNSILEC
- the LOC127426932 gene encoding BRD4-interacting chromatin-remodeling complex-associated protein-like isoform X2 codes for the protein MDDEDDRRLLDFIGDVQALNEYLHGSNSKSIGEDDVTNAAFGSASSFFTSDTGSSNEGLKDGHNHLGEFEEAGDVELQLSSGLPFIEDELEGGNSPGGDDLGGEDQPFDILQKSLLEADITEQTLAQEALLESQPSLIPTADAFPQQLVSGGFGGPGVVAPLPHAGAQPQAFIQQVPQLPLPNGPTGHIQVVGPFNGSASSMMTINSLEQPQILLRPSGNLMTNSSGQGAMFAPSTAGQVSMSFNKRTVPVQNFIIQRGTAQQTLIRPIQPKPLQSGGQTVYNISNIGLQPSSTTTANVVSSTYTASGSPQQMKVVNPASNIVMHSPLGQQAQPQPQSSLPQGQFLLPSSISLTPGTTVHGFQAVNGQVIQANTQMGNPSSMSTTTYSILTNQNTTVQLIAGQNFSAGGQLIMNQGLVSGGQIGQASPTPVVQLSQRPGAMAKVWTASASPSPTPMQMSQTSGHLTMVNSGIQGPQVCQQLSVSPGQHLLMPVAQNSPASSGVQEFQQVSLNQDTTGATQRGQTQLVNLLGTKAVKTLTPANQESPLTPKRPATQQLTRGGMILQQLRRDHSGVMSPERTPFVSLNDVIDKLLPYHVFQGSPRQDEEFTKVDEEFEAVATQVLKRTQAMVNKYRCLLMVEAERSSPSSEMVMIDRTFNQEERSNLTEDKRTVLVDPDRFMEEFCCGPKMTIPSPEVKATASNEGNPSIMGTSPRHSMSHVVRDGQEMNSHTEPAYRTDSHLEIGMEEHRRTPIKCILDMKKMKCNNFISSSQHANYPTSPRQSQHSSAQGYPSSLGRSQEQQLSDHSHAPLADTDSVLEAAVNSILEC